From one Callithrix jacchus isolate 240 chromosome 2, calJac240_pri, whole genome shotgun sequence genomic stretch:
- the IL12B gene encoding interleukin-12 subunit beta, with translation MCHQRLVISWFSLVLLASPLVAIWELKKDVYVIELDWYLDAPGEMVVITCDTPEEDGITWTLEESSEVLGSGKNLTIQVKEFGDAGQYTCHKGGEALSHLLLLLHKKEDGVWSTDILKDQKEPKNKTFLRCEAKNYSGRFTCWWLTTISTDLTFSVKSSRGSSDPRGVMCGAPVLSAERVRADGKEYEYSVECQEDSACPAAEERLPIEVVVDAVHKLKYENYTSSFFIRDIIKPDPPKNLQLKPLKNSRQVEVSWEYPDTWSTPHSYFSLTFCVQVQGKSKREKKDRVCMDKTSATIICRKNASVSVQAQDRYYSSSWSEWASVPCN, from the exons GTTTTCCCTGGTTTTGCTAGCATCTCCCCTCGTGGCCATATGGGAACTGAAGAAAGATG TTTATGTCATAGAATTGGATTGGTACCTGGATGCCCCCGGAGAAATGGTGGTTATCACCTGTGACACCCCTGAAGAAGATGGTATCACCTGGACCTTGGAGGAGAGCAGTGAGGTCTTAGGCTCGGGCAAAAACCTGACCATCCAAGTCAAAGAGTTTGGAGATGCTGGCCAATATACCTGCCACAAAGGAGGCGAGGCTCTGAGCCATTTGCTTCTGCTGCTTCACAAAAAGGAAGACGGAGTTTGGTCCACCGATATATTAAAGGACCAGAAAG AACCCAAAAATAAGACCTTTCTAAGATGTGAGGCCAAGAATTATTCTGGACGTTTCACCTGCTGGTGGCTGACAACAATCAGTACTGATTTGACATTCAGTGTCAAAAgcagcagagg CTCTTCCGACCCCCGAGGGGTGATGTGCGGAGCACCTGTGCTCTCTGCAGAGAGGGTCAGAGCGGACGGCAAGGAGTATGAGTACTCGGTGGAGTGTCAGGAGGACAGTGCCTGCCCAGCCGCTGAGGAGAGGCTGCCCATTGAGGTCGTGGTGGATGCCGTTCACAAGCTCAAGTATGAAAACTACACCAGCAGCTTCTTCATCAGGGACATCA TCAAGCCTGACCCACCCAAGAACTTGCAGCTGAAGCCATTAAAGAATTCTCGGCAGGTGGAGGTCAGCTGGGAGTACCCTGACACGTGGAGTACACCACATTCCTACTTCTCCCTGACATTCTGCGTTCAGGTCCAGggcaagagcaagagagaaaag AAAGATAGAGTCTGCATGGACAAGACCTCAGCCACTATCATCTGCCGCAAAAATGCCAGCGTTAGCGTGCAGGCCCAGGACCGCTACTATAGCTCATCTTGGAGCGAATGGGCATCTGTGCCCTGCAATTAG